In Streptomyces sclerotialus, one genomic interval encodes:
- a CDS encoding AIM24 family protein encodes MTQQQLSGFAPTAPVARMENHGSAMVKIAMQSGQDVFCRTGSMVAYEGFVQYQPNPPAVRQMASQWLTGEGAPLMQASGDGLLYLADYGADVVCLNLNDDAISVNGTNLLAFDAHLQWGVQRVKGMAKFAGQGLFNVGIAGTGWVALTSRGTPIVVDCGRGEDETYVDPDALVAWSTNLKMKGKRSFKASSMIGRGSGEAYQLGFSGQGFVVVQPSEDSADRLRARG; translated from the coding sequence ATGACTCAGCAGCAGCTTTCGGGCTTTGCCCCGACCGCACCCGTGGCCCGCATGGAGAACCACGGCAGTGCGATGGTGAAGATCGCCATGCAGAGCGGCCAGGACGTCTTCTGCCGCACCGGCTCGATGGTCGCCTACGAAGGCTTCGTCCAGTACCAGCCGAACCCGCCCGCCGTCCGTCAGATGGCCTCGCAGTGGCTGACCGGAGAGGGCGCGCCCCTCATGCAGGCCAGTGGTGACGGCCTGCTCTACCTCGCCGACTACGGCGCGGACGTCGTGTGCCTGAACCTCAACGACGACGCGATCTCCGTGAACGGCACCAACCTGCTCGCCTTCGACGCGCACCTCCAGTGGGGGGTGCAGCGCGTCAAGGGCATGGCGAAGTTCGCGGGGCAGGGATTGTTCAACGTGGGGATCGCGGGCACCGGTTGGGTCGCGCTGACCTCGCGCGGCACCCCGATCGTCGTCGACTGCGGCCGCGGCGAGGACGAGACCTACGTGGACCCGGACGCGCTCGTGGCCTGGTCGACGAACCTGAAGATGAAGGGCAAGCGCAGCTTCAAGGCGTCCTCGATGATCGGGCGCGGCAGCGGCGAGGCGTACCAGCTCGGCTTCTCCGGCCAGGGCTTCGTGGTCGTACAGCCCAGCGAGGACAGCGCCGACCGGCTCCGGGCCCGGGGCTGA